In Bradyrhizobium sp. G127, one genomic interval encodes:
- the zapE gene encoding cell division protein ZapE yields the protein MNAPSRTSFRGHYQALVAAGTIEADPAQAQAVQAYTGLEARLAGYRPGRGGGLLQRLFKDKKEAVPVRGLYIHGEVGRGKTMLMDLFFNDSPVEHKRRAHFHEFMADVHERIHGFRQKIAREEIADSDPVRLTAASIFEEAWLLCFDEFHVTDIADAMILGRLFSRLFELGTVVVATSNVAPDDLYKGGLNRALFLPFIAQLKDRMDVLRLDARTDFRMEKLAGIKMWMVPDDAAATAALDKAWKKLTGGAIGHPRDIAIKGRVLHVPQSANGVARFPFADLCEKPLGASDYLRLAHDYHTLIIDHIPAMTLEQRNVAKRFITLIDTLYDNAVKLMASAEADPLSLYSASEGIELNEFKRTSSRLVEMGSESYLALPHGRSDSSASGSTTGLVET from the coding sequence ATGAACGCTCCCTCCCGCACCTCGTTCCGAGGGCACTATCAGGCTCTGGTCGCCGCCGGCACTATCGAGGCCGACCCGGCGCAGGCCCAGGCCGTCCAGGCCTATACCGGTCTGGAGGCGCGGCTCGCCGGATACCGGCCCGGCCGCGGCGGCGGCCTGTTGCAGCGTCTGTTCAAGGACAAGAAGGAGGCCGTCCCCGTGCGCGGCCTCTACATTCACGGCGAGGTCGGCCGCGGCAAGACCATGCTGATGGATCTGTTCTTCAACGACAGTCCCGTCGAGCACAAGCGCCGCGCGCATTTCCACGAATTCATGGCCGACGTGCACGAGCGGATTCACGGCTTCCGCCAGAAGATCGCGCGCGAGGAAATCGCCGACAGCGATCCGGTGCGGCTGACCGCGGCGTCGATCTTCGAGGAAGCATGGCTGCTGTGCTTCGACGAATTCCACGTCACCGACATCGCTGACGCGATGATCCTCGGCCGGCTGTTCAGCCGCCTGTTCGAACTCGGCACCGTGGTGGTCGCGACATCCAACGTCGCGCCGGACGATCTCTACAAGGGTGGATTGAATCGCGCGCTGTTTCTGCCGTTCATCGCCCAGCTCAAGGATCGCATGGACGTGCTGCGCCTCGACGCGCGCACCGATTTCCGCATGGAAAAACTCGCGGGCATCAAGATGTGGATGGTGCCGGACGATGCCGCGGCCACCGCCGCGCTCGACAAGGCTTGGAAAAAGCTGACCGGCGGCGCCATCGGGCATCCGCGCGACATCGCGATCAAGGGCCGGGTGCTGCACGTGCCGCAGTCCGCAAACGGCGTGGCGCGGTTTCCGTTCGCCGACCTGTGCGAGAAGCCGCTGGGCGCGTCGGACTATCTGCGGCTGGCGCACGATTATCACACGCTGATCATCGACCATATTCCGGCGATGACGCTGGAGCAGCGCAACGTCGCCAAGCGCTTCATCACGCTGATCGACACGCTTTACGACAACGCCGTGAAGCTGATGGCCTCCGCCGAGGCCGATCCGTTGTCGCTGTACAGCGCGAGCGAAGGCATCGAACTCAACGAGTTCAAGCGCACCTCGTCGCGGCTGGTCGAGATGGGGTCGGAATCCTACCTGGCGCTGCCCCACGGCCGCAGCGACTCCTCCGCCAGCGGTTCGACGACAGGTCTGGTCGAGACATAA
- the thpR gene encoding RNA 2',3'-cyclic phosphodiesterase yields the protein MPRLFTGLEIPPDIGQTLSNLRGGLPGARWIDPENYHVTLRFIGDIDGVAANEIASTLERINRKPFEVALQGLSSFGGKKPRAVVASVVPSRPLMELQAELERLMQRFGFDPEGRKFIPHVTLARLRDASNQDVADYLSVRGYFPTRSFMASRFVLFSSRASVGGGPYVVEDAYALSA from the coding sequence ATGCCTCGCTTGTTCACCGGGCTGGAAATCCCCCCGGACATCGGCCAGACGCTCTCGAATTTGCGCGGGGGCCTGCCGGGCGCTCGCTGGATCGATCCCGAAAATTATCACGTGACCTTGCGCTTCATCGGCGACATCGACGGCGTCGCGGCCAACGAGATCGCCTCGACGCTGGAGCGGATCAACCGCAAGCCGTTCGAGGTGGCGCTTCAGGGCCTGTCCAGTTTTGGCGGCAAGAAGCCGCGCGCGGTGGTGGCATCGGTTGTACCAAGCCGGCCGCTGATGGAGTTGCAGGCGGAACTCGAGCGGCTGATGCAGCGGTTCGGGTTCGATCCGGAAGGCCGCAAGTTCATTCCGCACGTCACGCTGGCGCGGCTGCGGGATGCGTCCAATCAGGATGTGGCGGATTATCTGTCGGTGCGCGGTTATTTCCCGACCCGCAGCTTCATGGCGTCGCGTTTCGTGCTGTTCTCGTCGCGCGCCTCGGTCGGCGGCGGTCCCTATGTGGTCGAGGACGCCTATGCGCTGAGCGCCTGA
- a CDS encoding arylesterase produces the protein MDLSYGSFGAAVEGLARGIMVAAAGAMMALSGPALAQTSPINADAKDVKPIKLAVLGDSLTAGYGLPASSAFPVRLQKALRDRGIAADVHNAGVSGDTTTGGLARLDWSIPPGTEAVILELGANDALRGVDPKVARGALDDILNKLKAKNIAVLLCGMYAPPNYGAEYTAKFNSIYPDLAKAHKVPLYPFFLDGVATDAKLTQPDGLHPTAAGVDVVVERILPTVEAFLKDRAAQLSKP, from the coding sequence ATGGATCTTTCATATGGGAGCTTTGGCGCTGCGGTCGAGGGGCTTGCCAGGGGAATCATGGTCGCAGCAGCGGGGGCAATGATGGCGCTGTCGGGGCCGGCCCTGGCGCAAACGTCACCCATCAACGCGGATGCCAAAGACGTGAAGCCGATCAAGCTCGCCGTGCTGGGCGATTCCCTCACCGCGGGTTACGGCCTGCCAGCGTCCTCGGCCTTTCCGGTCCGGTTGCAGAAAGCCCTGCGCGACAGGGGGATTGCGGCCGACGTCCACAACGCGGGCGTGTCGGGCGACACCACCACCGGCGGGCTGGCGCGGCTCGACTGGTCGATCCCTCCGGGCACCGAAGCGGTGATCCTCGAACTCGGCGCCAACGACGCGCTGCGTGGCGTCGATCCGAAGGTGGCGCGCGGCGCGCTCGACGATATTCTCAACAAGCTGAAGGCGAAGAATATCGCTGTTTTATTGTGCGGCATGTATGCGCCGCCGAATTACGGCGCGGAGTACACGGCGAAGTTCAACAGCATTTATCCCGATCTCGCGAAGGCGCACAAAGTGCCGCTGTATCCGTTCTTTCTCGACGGCGTGGCGACCGATGCGAAGCTCACGCAGCCCGACGGACTGCATCCGACCGCCGCCGGTGTCGACGTTGTGGTGGAGCGGATCTTGCCCACCGTTGAGGCGTTTCTGAAGGATCGTGCGGCGCAATTGAGCAAGCCGTGA
- a CDS encoding ABC transporter ATP-binding protein, which yields MDSLIAPSKRAGLEPDTISISNVNLSLGSGAARVHILKDVSLRVAPGEAVGLIGPSGSGKSTLLMVMAGLERPDSGEVVVNGVSFNALDEDGLARFRGRHVGIVFQSFHLIPTMTALENVAVPLELAGRADANARAAKELAGVGLGERLHHYPSQLSGGEQQRVALARAMAPDPAILVADEPTGNLDETTGKQIVDLLFAKHLERGMTLVLVTHDTALAQRCDRVVRLRSGRIDGPATDRHWIETASQ from the coding sequence ATGGACAGTCTCATTGCACCCTCGAAGCGCGCCGGTCTCGAACCGGACACCATTTCCATCTCGAACGTCAATCTCTCGCTGGGCTCAGGCGCCGCGCGCGTTCACATCCTCAAGGATGTGTCCTTGCGCGTCGCGCCCGGTGAAGCCGTCGGCCTGATCGGCCCGTCGGGTTCCGGCAAGTCCACGCTGCTGATGGTGATGGCGGGGCTCGAACGTCCTGACAGCGGAGAGGTGGTGGTCAACGGCGTGTCCTTCAATGCCCTCGACGAGGACGGCCTCGCACGATTCCGTGGCCGCCATGTCGGCATCGTGTTCCAGTCGTTTCATCTGATCCCGACCATGACCGCGCTGGAAAACGTCGCGGTGCCGCTCGAACTCGCGGGCCGCGCCGACGCGAATGCGCGCGCGGCGAAAGAACTGGCAGGCGTCGGCCTCGGAGAACGGCTGCATCATTATCCGTCGCAACTGTCGGGCGGCGAGCAGCAGCGCGTCGCGCTGGCGCGCGCGATGGCGCCCGATCCCGCTATTCTGGTGGCCGACGAGCCGACCGGAAATCTCGACGAGACCACCGGCAAGCAGATCGTCGATCTGTTGTTCGCCAAGCATCTCGAACGCGGCATGACGCTGGTTCTCGTCACCCACGACACCGCGCTGGCGCAGCGCTGCGACCGCGTGGTGCGGCTGCGTTCCGGCCGCATCGACGGCCCCGCCACCGACCGGCACTGGATCGAGACAGCATCGCAATGA
- a CDS encoding ABC transporter permease, which produces MSTPAQPTARGGALPLAIRYALRELRSGLRGFYVFIACIALGVMAIAGVGSVAGSLSEGLDHQGRTLLGGDASFALIQREATKNERAFLDSSGKVSVAAMMRAMARSSARAPSGEFALVDLKAVDDNYPMLGAVRLAPQIPMADLLAQRDGAFGAGVDAVLLARLGLRIGDRITVGSATFAIRSVVESEPDKLAGGVGLGPRLLVSETALRATGLLQPGTLVRWVYRLQLPDAAVDERATQTLVERADKALPEAGWEIRTRSNASPQLERNITRFTQFLTLVGLAALLVGGVGVANAVKSHLDERRDVIATFKAVGATGREVFTIYLVQVLVLAIIGSLIGLAIGAALPFIIAGLFSNILPLPIEPTFHAGELALSFLYGLLTALAFGLWPLGRVHDVPAAALFREGVTAEFHWPRRRYLALMAAVIALLIAVAIGLAYDKRVAAVFVVSSIAVFALLRGIASVLMLLARSAPRPRFTMLRLAIANIHRPGALTPSVVMSLGLGLAVLVTITQIDGNLRRQFMAALPERAPSFYFIDIPAAEATRFSDFLKQADPAAVIETVPMLRGRITAVKGVRAEDLKPSSDAAWVLQSDRGLTYTGDIPRGSKVVDGTWWDAGYDGPPLVSLEKKIADGLGVTVGDEITVNVLGRDIAAKISNLRTVDWQSLGINFVLVFSPKTFAGAPHTDIATLTEANSSAAGDARLIKEVAAAFPMVTSVRVREALDSIGKVVTNLVLAIRGASSVTLISAILVLGGALAAGHRHRVYDAVILKTLGATRARLLGAYALEYLLIGLATAVFGVAAGSIAAWQIVTRLMTLSFAWEAGSAAIVVGLALAVTVGLGLMGTLLALNQKPATVLRDL; this is translated from the coding sequence ATGAGCACACCCGCGCAACCCACGGCGCGCGGCGGCGCGTTGCCGCTGGCGATCCGCTATGCCCTGCGCGAATTGCGCAGCGGGCTTCGCGGCTTCTACGTTTTCATCGCCTGCATCGCGCTCGGCGTGATGGCGATCGCCGGGGTCGGCTCGGTGGCCGGAAGCCTCAGCGAAGGCCTCGATCATCAGGGCCGCACGCTGCTCGGCGGGGACGCATCGTTTGCGCTGATCCAGCGCGAGGCGACCAAGAACGAACGCGCCTTTCTCGATTCCTCGGGCAAGGTTTCGGTCGCGGCGATGATGCGCGCCATGGCACGTTCATCGGCGCGCGCGCCGAGCGGCGAGTTCGCGCTGGTCGATCTGAAAGCCGTCGACGACAACTACCCGATGCTGGGCGCGGTCAGGCTCGCGCCGCAAATTCCGATGGCCGACCTGCTCGCGCAGCGCGACGGCGCGTTCGGCGCAGGCGTCGACGCCGTGCTGCTGGCGCGCCTCGGCCTCAGGATCGGCGATCGCATCACCGTCGGCAGCGCCACGTTCGCCATCCGCAGCGTCGTCGAGTCCGAACCGGACAAGCTCGCCGGCGGCGTCGGCCTCGGACCGCGTCTTCTTGTCAGCGAGACCGCGTTGCGCGCCACGGGCCTTTTGCAACCCGGCACGCTGGTGCGCTGGGTCTATCGCCTGCAACTGCCGGACGCTGCCGTTGACGAACGCGCGACCCAGACGCTGGTCGAGCGCGCCGACAAGGCGCTGCCGGAAGCCGGCTGGGAAATCCGCACCCGCAGCAACGCGTCGCCGCAGCTCGAGCGCAACATCACCCGCTTCACCCAGTTCCTGACGCTGGTCGGTCTCGCCGCGCTGCTGGTGGGCGGCGTCGGCGTCGCCAATGCGGTCAAGAGCCATCTCGACGAGCGGCGCGACGTGATCGCGACCTTCAAGGCGGTGGGCGCGACCGGCCGCGAGGTGTTCACGATCTACCTCGTGCAGGTGCTGGTGCTGGCGATCATCGGATCGCTGATCGGCCTTGCCATCGGCGCGGCGCTGCCGTTCATCATCGCCGGCCTGTTCAGCAACATCCTGCCGCTTCCCATCGAGCCGACCTTCCATGCCGGCGAACTGGCGCTGTCGTTCCTCTATGGCCTTTTAACCGCGCTCGCCTTCGGTCTGTGGCCGCTCGGCCGGGTTCATGACGTGCCGGCGGCGGCGCTGTTCCGCGAAGGCGTGACGGCGGAATTTCACTGGCCCCGCCGCCGCTATCTCGCGCTGATGGCCGCGGTGATCGCCCTGCTGATCGCTGTCGCCATCGGTCTCGCCTACGACAAGCGCGTGGCCGCGGTGTTCGTTGTCTCGTCGATCGCGGTGTTCGCGCTGCTGCGCGGCATCGCGTCCGTGCTGATGCTGCTGGCGCGCAGCGCGCCGCGTCCGCGCTTCACCATGCTGCGGCTGGCGATCGCCAATATCCATCGCCCCGGCGCGCTGACGCCGTCCGTGGTGATGTCGCTGGGTCTCGGCCTGGCCGTGCTGGTGACGATCACGCAGATCGACGGCAACCTGCGGCGGCAGTTCATGGCGGCGCTGCCGGAGCGCGCGCCGTCGTTTTACTTCATCGACATCCCGGCGGCAGAGGCCACGCGGTTCAGCGACTTCCTGAAACAGGCCGATCCGGCGGCGGTGATTGAAACCGTGCCGATGCTGCGCGGACGCATCACCGCGGTGAAGGGTGTCCGAGCCGAAGATCTCAAGCCCTCTTCCGACGCCGCCTGGGTGCTGCAAAGCGACCGCGGCCTGACCTACACCGGCGACATTCCGCGCGGCTCGAAGGTGGTCGACGGCACCTGGTGGGACGCCGGATACGACGGCCCGCCGCTGGTGTCGCTGGAGAAGAAGATCGCCGACGGACTTGGCGTGACAGTCGGCGATGAGATCACCGTGAACGTGCTGGGCCGCGACATCGCGGCGAAGATCAGCAACCTGCGCACGGTGGACTGGCAGAGCCTCGGCATCAATTTCGTGCTGGTGTTCTCGCCGAAGACCTTCGCCGGCGCGCCGCATACCGACATCGCAACGCTCACCGAGGCCAATTCCAGCGCGGCGGGCGATGCCCGGCTGATCAAGGAGGTCGCGGCCGCCTTCCCGATGGTGACCAGCGTGCGGGTGCGCGAGGCGCTCGATTCCATCGGCAAGGTCGTCACCAACCTTGTGCTGGCGATCCGCGGCGCCAGTTCGGTCACGCTGATTTCGGCCATCCTGGTGCTGGGCGGTGCGCTGGCAGCGGGGCACCGTCACCGGGTCTACGATGCGGTGATCCTCAAGACGCTCGGCGCCACGCGGGCGCGGCTGCTGGGCGCCTATGCCCTGGAGTACCTGCTGATCGGTCTGGCCACTGCGGTGTTCGGAGTGGCGGCAGGATCGATCGCCGCATGGCAGATCGTCACCCGGCTGATGACCCTGAGTTTCGCCTGGGAGGCCGGCAGCGCGGCCATCGTGGTGGGTCTGGCGCTGGCTGTTACGGTCGGGCTGGGGCTGATGGGAACATTACTGGCCCTTAACCAAAAGCCGGCAACCGTGCTCCGCGACTTATGA
- a CDS encoding Bax inhibitor-1/YccA family protein: MSDLDRNYASPFGRAAGRTDAATVDAGLRSYMLKIYNYMAIGLAITGLAALGVYMGAVTPDQTAAAGRIGNQYLTSFGVAMFVSPLKWVFILAPLVMVFAISFGINRLKPATAQLLFWVFAALMGISLSSIFLVYTHTSIVRVFFITAASFGALSLYGYTTKRDLTGMGSFLMMGLFGIILASLVNLIIGSSMLQFVVSVIGVLVFAGLTAWDTQRLKNDYIYGYAAQGGDVAEKAAITGALSLYLNFINLFTLLLQLLGQRD, encoded by the coding sequence ATGTCGGACTTGGACCGCAACTACGCTTCTCCGTTCGGCCGGGCCGCCGGGCGCACTGACGCCGCGACCGTCGATGCCGGTCTGCGCTCGTACATGCTCAAAATCTACAACTACATGGCGATCGGCCTTGCCATCACCGGTCTGGCCGCGCTCGGCGTCTACATGGGGGCCGTGACGCCCGACCAGACCGCCGCGGCTGGCCGGATCGGCAACCAGTACCTGACGTCGTTCGGCGTCGCGATGTTCGTCAGCCCGCTGAAGTGGGTTTTCATCCTCGCGCCGCTGGTCATGGTGTTCGCGATTTCGTTCGGCATCAACCGCCTCAAGCCCGCGACGGCCCAGCTCCTGTTCTGGGTGTTCGCCGCGCTGATGGGCATTTCGCTGTCGTCGATTTTCCTGGTCTATACCCACACCTCGATCGTGCGGGTGTTCTTCATCACGGCGGCTTCGTTTGGTGCGCTGAGCCTGTACGGCTACACCACCAAGCGTGACCTGACCGGGATGGGTTCGTTCCTGATGATGGGCCTGTTCGGCATCATCCTGGCGAGCCTGGTGAACCTGATCATCGGCAGCTCGATGCTGCAGTTCGTGGTCTCGGTGATCGGCGTGCTGGTGTTCGCGGGCCTCACCGCCTGGGATACCCAGCGGCTGAAGAACGACTACATCTACGGCTATGCCGCCCAGGGCGGCGACGTGGCAGAGAAGGCCGCCATCACCGGCGCGCTCTCGCTCTACCTGAACTTCATCAACCTGTTCACGCTGCTCCTGCAGCTTCTCGGACAGCGCGACTAA
- a CDS encoding GNAT family N-acetyltransferase: MSDSAIRSATPADIPAITEIYAEAVRHGTATFELEPPDAGEMRRRFEALQAGNFPYLAGTVDGRIVGYAYAGPYRPRPAYRFTVENSVYLLPASHRRGIGLALLNELITQCAARGYRQMIAVIGDSANVASIGVHARAGFDMIGTHPNVGFKFGRWLDTVMMQRALGAGGRTTPE, translated from the coding sequence ATGTCCGACTCCGCGATCCGGTCCGCCACCCCGGCGGACATTCCCGCCATCACCGAAATCTACGCGGAGGCCGTCAGGCACGGCACCGCCACGTTCGAGCTTGAACCGCCGGATGCCGGCGAGATGCGGCGGCGATTCGAAGCGCTGCAGGCCGGCAATTTTCCCTATCTCGCAGGCACCGTGGATGGCCGCATCGTGGGCTATGCCTATGCCGGGCCCTATCGTCCCCGGCCGGCCTACCGCTTCACCGTGGAGAATTCGGTCTATCTCTTGCCCGCCAGCCACCGGCGCGGGATCGGCCTCGCGCTGCTCAACGAACTGATCACGCAATGCGCGGCGCGCGGCTATCGCCAGATGATCGCGGTGATCGGCGATTCCGCCAATGTCGCCTCGATCGGCGTTCACGCCCGCGCCGGATTCGACATGATCGGCACGCATCCGAATGTGGGTTTCAAGTTCGGCCGCTGGCTCGACACCGTCATGATGCAGCGCGCGCTCGGCGCGGGCGGACGCACCACTCCCGAGTGA
- a CDS encoding metalloregulator ArsR/SmtB family transcription factor, which yields MGLADEMPAKAGLAADFLKGLASPHRLLILCELADGERNVSDLIAATGIAQTSMSQHLAKLKAAGIIDVRREHRSLFYFIGNAAARDVMAILYSHFCKKN from the coding sequence ATGGGACTGGCGGACGAAATGCCGGCAAAGGCCGGCTTGGCGGCTGATTTCCTGAAGGGGCTGGCCAGTCCGCACCGGCTGCTGATTCTCTGCGAACTTGCCGATGGCGAGCGCAACGTGAGCGATCTGATTGCGGCGACTGGCATCGCGCAGACTTCCATGTCGCAGCATCTCGCCAAGCTGAAGGCTGCGGGCATCATCGATGTCAGGCGCGAGCACCGCAGCCTGTTCTACTTCATTGGCAATGCGGCTGCGCGCGATGTGATGGCCATTCTCTACAGCCATTTCTGCAAGAAGAATTGA
- a CDS encoding carboxymuconolactone decarboxylase family protein — protein sequence MAKDYQEITRGISEFTRELGKLAPDAMKGFYGLAKSASADGQIDKKTKEMIALAIGVTQHCDGCIGFHVKALKDLGATREEIAEVMAMCVYMGGGPALMYAADALRAYDQFSNA from the coding sequence ATGGCGAAGGACTATCAGGAAATCACCCGGGGAATTTCCGAGTTTACGCGGGAACTGGGGAAACTGGCGCCGGATGCCATGAAAGGTTTCTACGGGCTGGCGAAGAGCGCCAGCGCGGACGGACAGATCGACAAGAAGACCAAGGAAATGATTGCGCTGGCGATCGGCGTGACCCAGCACTGCGACGGCTGCATCGGCTTTCACGTCAAGGCGCTGAAGGATCTCGGAGCGACGCGCGAGGAAATCGCCGAGGTGATGGCGATGTGCGTCTACATGGGAGGCGGACCTGCGCTGATGTACGCCGCCGATGCGTTGCGCGCCTACGACCAGTTCAGCAACGCATAA
- a CDS encoding DUF2794 domain-containing protein: protein MSSVSGDRDPSESRGPERSTPPLPQSVTFNRAELNRILNLYGRMVADGEWRDYAIDFLKDRAVFSIFRRASEVPIYRIEKDPRLARKQGVYSVIAASGQILRRGHDLERVLLVIDRKLALV from the coding sequence ATGAGTTCCGTATCGGGCGATAGAGATCCAAGCGAGAGCCGGGGGCCGGAGCGCAGCACGCCGCCGCTCCCCCAAAGCGTCACCTTCAACCGTGCTGAACTCAACCGCATTCTCAATCTGTACGGGCGCATGGTTGCCGACGGCGAATGGCGCGACTACGCCATCGATTTTCTGAAAGACCGCGCGGTGTTCTCGATCTTCCGCCGCGCGTCGGAAGTGCCGATCTACCGCATCGAGAAAGATCCGCGGCTGGCCCGCAAGCAGGGCGTCTACAGCGTGATCGCCGCCAGCGGCCAGATCCTGCGGCGCGGCCACGACCTTGAGCGCGTACTGCTGGTGATCGACCGCAAGCTCGCGCTGGTGTAG
- a CDS encoding DUF1223 domain-containing protein, whose translation MTAAGAFASRLSRTLGVCAIFTVITPVYAEPRAVVELFTSQGCSSCPPADKVLGELAQDPSMIALSLPIDYWDYLGWKDTLADSRFSARQKAYSHMRGDRGVYTPQAVVNGTTNVLGSDRAGIENAVNRTQKVDGVMSVPVTMTQSGGQIKVSVAEASGKSGEVWICAVSKSVPITISRGENRGQQVTYHNVVRNMLKVGDWNGKAGNWTVPIENITRDGVDAAVVYVQDGSRDKPGAMLGAAFNSLN comes from the coding sequence ATGACGGCAGCCGGCGCTTTTGCGTCGCGGCTGTCGCGTACGCTTGGCGTTTGCGCGATTTTCACCGTCATCACGCCGGTGTACGCCGAGCCGCGCGCCGTGGTCGAACTCTTCACCTCGCAGGGCTGCTCGTCGTGCCCGCCGGCGGACAAGGTGCTCGGCGAACTCGCGCAGGACCCGTCGATGATCGCGCTGAGCCTGCCGATCGATTACTGGGATTATCTCGGCTGGAAGGACACGCTGGCGGATTCGCGTTTCAGCGCGCGCCAGAAGGCCTACTCCCATATGCGCGGCGATCGCGGCGTCTACACGCCGCAGGCTGTGGTCAACGGCACCACCAATGTTCTCGGCAGCGACCGCGCCGGCATCGAGAATGCGGTGAACCGCACGCAGAAAGTCGACGGCGTGATGTCGGTGCCGGTGACGATGACGCAGTCCGGCGGCCAGATCAAAGTCTCGGTGGCGGAAGCCAGCGGCAAGAGCGGCGAAGTGTGGATCTGCGCCGTGTCGAAGTCGGTGCCGATCACCATCTCGCGCGGTGAGAACCGCGGTCAGCAGGTGACGTATCACAACGTGGTGCGCAACATGCTGAAGGTCGGCGACTGGAACGGCAAGGCCGGGAACTGGACCGTGCCGATCGAGAACATCACGCGTGACGGCGTCGATGCGGCGGTGGTCTATGTGCAGGACGGCAGCCGCGACAAGCCGGGCGCAATGCTCGGCGCGGCGTTCAATTCGCTCAACTGA